The genomic window ttaaaattttcaaccaGCATTCATTCCATTAGAGCATTATTCTTGGAATGAGAAGTCCATTTCTAACCAGTCAAAAAAAGGGATGTAAatgtaaaaactgaaaaaaggtgACTGTAAagtatatatgttttgtttttttttctaatgaatgaAATTCTATGCAATATTCAGTTTCAAAACATGATACATTCATATTTTATGTGAACCTAATATTCCATCAAAAAgatattcctttaatttatttggatatttggaatttgatttttatggataattcaatatttttttctttttaaacattcatttatagCTGATTTTCTAATGCAAGTGGAAGGAAAACCCAAATGTTGCTTCTTTAAATTTAGCTCTAAAATACAGTATAATAAAGTAGTAAAGGCTCAACTATGGATATATCTGAGGCCTGTCAAGAAATCTACAACAGTGTTTGTGCAAATCCTGAGACTCATCAAACCTATGAAAGATGGTACAAGATATACTGGAATTCGATCTCTGAAACTTGACATGAACCCGGGCACTGGTATTTGGCAGAGTATTGATGTGAAGACAGTATTGCAAAATTGGCTCAAACAACCTGAATCCAACTTAGGCCTTGAAATCAAAGCTTTAGATGAGAATGGTCATGATCTTGCAGTCACCTTCCCAGGACTAGGTGAAGATGGATTGGTAAGtaatacctgaaaaaaaaaaaaaacctaccctctataatagcaattttttttccccttgtgaaAGAGACATTATAAAGTAGATTTCTTTAGTATCACATTTTGTAAAAAttctattaataaaattaaaagtgttCATTCAATGTAGTTAAAGATGAAAACGAGAGTGGAAATATCATTTCTTAAACCTGACAGGGAAACATAGAGATATTTCCCAAATAGCAAACCTGTACTCACCAGAATAAATTAACCTGACTTCatatttttaagatcctttcttgATTTAGGCCATTCATCAATGGAAGtcttttatttgaaattaatAGGAAAAATCTTAGTTTCTTTGAATTGCTTACCtggtaatttttataaatatctttagTAATGACAAAATCTAAGTTTTATACTACTAATAATGGGAGAATTATATATTCATACAAAATCCTTATAAAATTCTTACAGTGGAATCTAGTACATACCAAAtacataaaacaattattttcagaAGTTTTCAAGATATATTGAATCTTATTCTATCTTAGCTTAGaataatgaaacaatttttatGAATTATAAGTATGAAATGAAATTGCTTTTAATTATTACAATCATAATTaagaaaatcatgattaaaataattatcaCCTCTAgtctatagaaatatatacatatgttgatCTCTATATTGCAAACATTGTGAAATATTCCTTTGTGGGACTCACtatggaaattttaaatttccaatCTGATTCCCCTTTTCATCTCATGGTTgactttaactttttaaaagaacttgTACTTAGGAAATACTCATTTGGGTATTTCCTAACTTCAGCAGAATATAATCATGTATAAGTTATGAGAGAAAGCTAATAAATTATATtctcaaattcaaaagaaatcaatttggaattatttacaGTTCTGTAATCTTTTTAATCATTGCTTCCCTCTATAATCATAGATTTATTTTCTGTGCATTGTATCTGGTCATTACTCCTTCCTAATATATCAGAAAGATTCCATTTTCAAACATCATAAtgcttatatgtttatatatgatcAATCTTAACTgtcaaaaatatgaaatgttaCTTTACTATGCTGATTGAATttcttttatgtaataaaaatttttccccaagaataacattatatatatatatatatatatatatatatatatatatatatatatatatatatatatataatcattatgtCCTGAGTTGCtaattcattatttgatctgTAATATTACTTTTCATAATATAATTACCAGTCAGATCATATGGTTATCAATACAGGTGCATTCTAACATTCAAAATAGACTccaatcttcttctttttttttaaaaaaaaaaaaaaggtccctcctcctttcttcaaaatatgtcattatttttattatctcctgGCAGGATAATTATTGTGGCTATTAATGTTCCAAAGAATGAAATACACacaaatctttatatatatatatatgcatatatatatatccataagtGGTGGTGGGAAAATGATTAATATAAACCTaggaaaagacataaaaaatgattGGGGAGGCTACATTACTCGTGGAACAAGCTCCAGATTTAGTAAGGAAAGATGGGTTCAAATACCTCTTTTGGCACTTCTTTTtaactttggacaaattatttcatttttttatccccattttactcaTCTGAAAATAAAGGAGTTAAATTTATTGAATCCAAGGTTTCCGCCCAGAAGGTTTCAGGTTTCAGAATTCTATAATAATTCTacttgttttccctttcttccaactCCTGTCCTATGTCTCTAACTGCCCCAATCATAGCATATATtattcacacacatgcacacaccttTGCTTGAGTCCATTTACATCTTTTCACAGCTTGAAAATCTAAGTTTCATTGGAAACTAAGTTTCTAAGAATCTAAGTTTCATTTGGACAAGAGCAGCTATGGGATGATTGAATCTATGTGATTTCCCAAAATCACCATGCTTCAGGTTCATTTACTTTAGATAACTGAAGGATATTtatcttcattaattcattcattcatttgcttgAAAGAAAAACTGGTAAGGGGAGGATTCCTACTATGTGAAAGACATTGTGCTAGAAGTTGTGATGGACACAATTATAAATGATATAGTCTCTTCTCTCAGGGAGAGGTATACTGTTTCAGTTTCCTGGCCAGAGAGGGGAGATCAAGTCCAATGAAGAATTCCTTAAATATTGTGGtattttttaaagcagttttttttttcaggcaagagtatttgtaaaatgatttgtttATTACATTTCTCTTTTGAAGAATGCCTTGTCTGATCCCAGGGAATGATCTCAATGTGGATTACTTGatgattcatatttttattttttcccattctttacaCAGAACCCCTTTTTAGAGGTCAGAGTTACAGACACACCAAAAAGATCTAGAAGAGATTTTGGTCTTGATTGTGATGAACACTCAACAGAATCTCGATGCTGCCGTTACCCTCTAACAGTAGATTTTGAAGCTTTTGGATGGGACTGGATTATTGCACCCAAAAGATATAAGGCTAATTACTGCTCTGGAGAATGTGAATTTGTATTTCTACAAAAATATCCTCACACTCATCTTGTTCACCAAGCAAATCCTAGAGGTTCAGCAGGACCCTGCTGTACTCCTACTAAGATGTCTccaataaatatgttatattttaatggaaaagaacaaataatatatGGAAAAATTCCAGCCATGGTAGTAGACCGTTGTGGGTGCTCATGAGCTTTATGTTATGTTCATTACTTCATAAAATATGGAAGGTTTCCCCTCACCAATTTCTGAAACTGTGAAATTATGTACAATAGGCCCCAAAAGACCTAGAGTACATTACAGATTCACCAAGGCACAAGTTACCATATATGAACtagaagaagagaataaatgcAGTGGTTGGTATTTAACCTTCAAAAGAAAAgtcaatcaaaatattttaatttcctttttaaacagaaaggaaataatatttcatatatgatCATCTATCATCACATGCAGGTAAATAAAAGCAACTCTTATTGTGTCCCAATGAATTGAAGAAGTGAGCCTTAAAATGCATTTCTTCACAGCTTCACTTAAAATCAATCAGCAAATTTCTAATGGGATAATGTAGAGTTGTCAcatatcatttaaattttcctCAAACACTTGAATTTTTAGTGTATAACAGTATACTTGGTAAGATGAAATTCCATGAAAATAGAAGAATACAGAAATTAGGAATGGTACAGTATACACATGGTTCCATTCCTATGCTAATTAGTACAATATGTTAATAATCCAAAACAATGGTGCTACTACAACAGGCTGAATGAAATATGTTATCTGGCTGCAAATATCCAGCAAAACATAAAGCTTCCCCTTTACTCAGGTACCTTTAAATGGAGTAGGGtttctttaataaaaagagaCAGTTTTCTTTGACAGCTTTCAAGTTTGTAACATCCCTGGACAGTCTGCAGTCTACTAAAAGGCAATAAGACATTAAGCACTTGACAAATCTTGAAATGCTATATAAAGATCaactattatttttgttgtaattAATAAGACAAGTATAAATCTTAATTCAAAATTATagcctgcttttctttcttttttaaatcaatactGCAGTTTGCACTAAAACCAACCAATGCAAATCAATGGTTCTATCAATGttgtataaaaatactttaatacAATTGCATTTATGAGATATGTATACAAGACTTTTGTaaataatgtttccttttttatttactgttggtatatgtttatattaagaaaatttcaaattatgtATCAAGGCACAAACATGTTTTCAATTATGAAACATGATTGCTTGCAGAGCAAATTTTATTAGTGATTAGTGGACTTGAAAAAATCCATATGCCAATAGTTAGATGGTTACATtacaatcattttatatttttttacattattgatATCCTTTTATGGAGTCACAATGACTGTATAATGTGAATATGCAATTTTGATGGTTTactgtcaatataataaaatcgTAACGTTCCATGATTTTAATACTGTATGGATAAACCTTATTGACCATaccaaaaagctttaattttattgTCTCTAtcggcaaaaaaacaaaaaacaaaaaacaaaaaacaaaactgttgatctttccaataaaatattgcaaactttattttataattccatATTAAATATACTTCTTCGTATGCTTATATTTTATCAATCAGGTATTGCAAAGAGAAATTTTTGATATTAAATGTATTGATAATCACCATaagttatattaaaatgttttcatctttATGGTAAGATGCAAAAGTACTTATGTTACAATGATGTATTCTGGATTTCTGGTTTTCAACTTATCCTTTATTGTTTGAGAGTATAGTAAAATATCAACCtgttaattttcttcctctttcccccttctaacttatattttagaaaattctaattaatcaaaattaaaaattttattcaaaatgaaaaacataaattactcattta from Sminthopsis crassicaudata isolate SCR6 chromosome 3, ASM4859323v1, whole genome shotgun sequence includes these protein-coding regions:
- the MSTN gene encoding growth/differentiation factor 8, translated to MFPGTSFYFKTARSGADHIQGQIKGPFTGPVDLNESSEQKENVEKDGLCNACTWRQNTKSSRIEAIKIQILSKLRLETAPNISRDAIKQLLPKAPPLRELIDQYDVQRDDSSDGSLEDDDYHATTETIITMPTESDFLMQVEGKPKCCFFKFSSKIQYNKVVKAQLWIYLRPVKKSTTVFVQILRLIKPMKDGTRYTGIRSLKLDMNPGTGIWQSIDVKTVLQNWLKQPESNLGLEIKALDENGHDLAVTFPGLGEDGLNPFLEVRVTDTPKRSRRDFGLDCDEHSTESRCCRYPLTVDFEAFGWDWIIAPKRYKANYCSGECEFVFLQKYPHTHLVHQANPRGSAGPCCTPTKMSPINMLYFNGKEQIIYGKIPAMVVDRCGCS